Below is a window of Enterococcus gilvus ATCC BAA-350 DNA.
AGTATGGTAAGTATGGTAAATAGTCTATAAACCTCTTTATACCAATAGTTGAGAGGTGGCACACTTTTTAAAAATAAGTGTGGCAAAGGTGTGGCAAATTTATGAAAGTGTGGCAATTATTCTTCGTTCGCTTCTGTCTTCTTATAGTAGAAGTATCTTTTCCCCATCATCATCCGTCTTGCTTTCTCATAACCTAATGATTTTAGACGTTGCGTGAATTTAGGTTGAGAATACGGCTTAGCTCCAAGTTCATCACAACATTTAAGATAATCGTCATATACGCCTTTTGTTGTCATATTTTCATCGATGCCATTTTGATGTAAAAAGCTAAGTATCGAATCACTTTCCACAAAATATTCTTCTGTCACCTTAGCGACTGTTTCGGAGGAGGAAAGTTGGCCGCCGTTGCTGTTGATTCGTTCCATTGCTTTCAAAGCGATGTTCAAAAGGTACGACTTGGCCACATCCGTTGAAAGTTTTTCATCAATCTTAGGATCAGCCTTCTTAACTTTGTTATCACAAGGAATCACCACTATTCGACGACCGATCCCACCCGATTTATCTTTAAACGTCGGCATCTCATTGGCAGTGAATATAAGAGTCGCTTTATTTTTTAGTTTATATGGCTTTGAATAAATTGGCCGGACCATAATGGTATTTCCGGAAGCCAATGTTTTGAAATTCATGGATTTCTCCATATAACCAGCATCAATATCGTCTCCAACATTTACCAGCTTACCTTCTAATTCCATTACAGATGTTTGGTCATTAAATTGTTCTAATGCAAGATTTAAACCAAGATCGCCAATGAACGCATTGAGCATTTCAAGAAATGTCGATTTCCCATTTGCCCCACTAGATCCAACCAAGAAAAATACTTTATGCGGAAAACCTGCAGTCATTAAAATGTGGCCAAGCAATTCTTCCACAATTACTCTCAAATCCTTTTTATCACTACACAAGAAATTTAGGAAATCATCAACGGTTTTATCATAAGCATCTGGATCATAATCCACATCAAGAAAGAATGGTGTAAATTCTTTACTAGCCATCGGGATCACTTCGCCACCATCCAGCATGAAATTGTTTCTGAATTGAATAGGAAAATCATTCACTTCGATCAATTCACCTTTGACTGGAAAAAGGTCCAGGAGTTGCTTCCACTTTGGCGGCAAAAGCTTTATTCGATCATCCACGATTCGAAGCAATTTGTTTCTATCATTAATCCAATAGTTGTCTTGCTTGTGGAAAATGGATCCATTGAAAAATTTTATTTCCAACTCCTGGGCTAACGCTTCACTAGTGACGATCATGTCTTTTGGATCCAGATACAACTTTTCACGGATCTCTTTTTCACTTACTGAATTGACAAGCGATGCAATATCTTTTTCGGGTAATGGCTCGGCATAGATCGATTCATTAATAAATTTAGCTATTTGCGTCAATGTATCATAATCTAGTTCGTACATTTCCCGTACGGTTAGAAGATGCGAATATAATGAACTATTTCGCGAACCTTCTTTCATTCCAGCCAAAACATTTTTGATTTTAAGTGGCAACAATTCAAATGGTAAAGTGGGCAGATCCTCGAACATCTCAAACGTTCCGTGCATTTTTCTGAGTTTGCCATTTTGTTTGATTGTTCCGGTCGATTTATTCCCGGTTTTGTAATCAACTGCAGCTCCTGACACCGTTAGCTTGCCGGTCCAGTTCCGAAGTAATACTTTGTGGCCATTAATTTGAGCCGGCCTTTTATAATAAAGGTGAAGACCACGTTTGGTTTCAAAAGCAAGTGTTGGATATTTTTCTAACAATTGAAACCCGATTTCTGGAAAGTCGTCAAAATCAACAACTACAGTTTCTTTGTTTAACAGAATGGCGGCGTTATCCAGTTTAGAAAGGTCCGTATAGAAATCATCTAGACTTTTTTGATCTGGTCTTTTTTCTCCTGGATTTAATTTGATATACTTTAGCACACTATCATTTCACCGCCTTTAATTGTGGTATTATTAGATAAAATATTATGAACGGAGGTTTTACATTTGGATCGCGATATTGACGAACGCATTATGGTATTTCTTAACCTTGTATTAAGCGGCCATTCACTTGGTGATTACGATTATGGAAAAGATGAGGTTCAAATAATGCAGTTGGCTAGGTCAATGAACTTAGTCACAGATTTTGATTTAGAACCATTTATTGCAGTTAACGAGTTACGGTACTATGCAATCCCAAAAACATCAAGTCCAGTATCACTAACTAAAGAAGGATACGATTTTTTTAAAAATCATGGAGGTTCAAAAATGCCCGATAATGACAACCAAAAAGAAGTTAATTTCGGTTCACCAAGTGGCACTACTGTCAATATCCACAATTATGGGAATATAAACGGATCCGCGTTTGGTTCAAATAATCAAATTACCAATCATTTTCATGAGGAGCTTGCAGAATTGAAAAAAGTTGCTTCTGAATTACCAGAAGAAGACCAAGCACAAGCAAATGAAATCATTGAAATTATTGAATCACAAGTTTACAAACCTGGAGTCTTTGAAAAGTTTGAAACTTTTCTAGAAAAACATCCACTTCTACTAAATTCTGTCGGAAAAGCCATTACTTGGGCTTTAACAAATCCAGATAAATTACCGCTTCCTTAGAAGGTTAGTCTCTCTATTTGTCCAACATACCAGTTCACATCAATAATCTTTTTTGAGGCTTGCGAATAATCCAAGAAATGATCAGGTGATCCTGGTAGCTTGGAGTGCAAGCCTTTTTTGACTTGATAAACACCACCACATCGTTTATCATTCGTGGCCACACCACAAACTGTATTGTTTAGCTTTCGATAACCATCAGTCATTTCTTGTTCAATTGATTGAAAATCTCCTTGCAGCTTATTGATGTAATAGAATTCTTCTATCCTGCCATCCTTGAATCGATTGACAACAAAATTCTGTGGTTTAACGCCATTAACTACTGCCTCAAATGTTCCGGCACTAACCACTTCAAGACTATTCGAAAAACAATTTGGTTCCTTAAATATGCCTTTTCTGATATATCCACCATCATCTTTTTCTAAAACGAAATTACTAACATCTTTTTGCCAAACTTTTTTTATTCTTGTTATACTCACTTGTAAATGAAGTTGCTTGCACCACAATTCTAAAAGTTCACGAATTGTGTTTTCCATCACTGGATCTATCTTAACTAGAACCCCGTCGGTGTTTGTTTGGATCAAATCTTCATAAAAATTTCCTAATACCAAGATTAAGTGTGTAATGATTAGCTGTCCGCTAACAGTTACCGAATAGAATTGTCTCGGATCATAAAAATTTGAATACGGATTATTCATGGATCCATTCACTGCATTGATTAAAACTTTGTAAGATAATTTTCCAGATTCTACCTTCTTCTGGTAAAGGTCAGCAAAGGCTGAAACATTCTTAACGCCTGTGCTTATGAAATTGTTATTGATAATAAGTGATGGAAAGAACTGATTCACATCGATCAGTAAAAAAATGCCTTCACCCTTGTACTTTGGTTTTGCAGCATGTACACCACCAAATCCAAAAACATGAGTTAATCCTGCCAAAGTCATTTTAAACTTTTCCGCTTTCAACTTTTCTTCTAAGGTGTTTTGATAGTTTGATTTTATGGACTGGTAAAAATTCACCAGTCTTTTTGGTAGCTCCGCTTGCGGCACATATTTATCAAATTCATACATCAAAATATTTGGGCGCTTTGGGATCTTCTTAGCTTGCAATATCTCAGCCGCTAGGTTCGCACGTGTCTTTGTGATGGATCGACTAGGAAGATTGAATTCTTTTACGATTTCAAATTTAGTTTCAAGATATTCCTCGCGTTCATCAAACACTTTTTCGCAAATGTCAATTCTTCTTTTACAGTAGTCTTCCGCTGTCGAAGCTCTCATATCAAAGCGTAGGTTAAAACCAATCTCTTCTATAGCACAAAGTCTTTCTTCTTGACTTAAATCGATGGATAAATATTCTTGGAGAAAATTGCTTTTTCCATTACTCAAAATCTTGGCCAGGAACTTATCAGATGCTTTGTAATTACTGTAACTAACAAGACAACGAACACTAGAAAGAGCCGTTTTAAGTCTCTCTCGATCATTCGCTATCATATAACTTTCATCTGTTTTGAAAACAGCTAGCCAATCTTCTGAGCTTTGGTATAACCAGTAGAAAGTGAACATTGGCCATCACCTTCTTAGTATGGCAATTCGTCGTCTGGAATATCAGCAGTGGCTGCCGGATCATCATACGGGATGAAATCATAATTTTTGTATGGTTTCGATGGGTCCTTTTTGTTCGGTGTTGAAGTGATCGTTAGAACAAATTGACTGCCAATTGCATCTTGAAAAGCAGCTGCAAGTGTCTCTTCATCGTCCCAATCCTCTTCGGTTAACTGGAGACCAACCACACTGGCTAATTTTCCGACTAACTTAATGTTCTTTTGTAGAACAAATGCTGGTACTGCATTTTCATCGAATCCAAGGTTAATCATTTCTTTTCTACCAGATGCTTCGCCAGTAGTTACTTCGTTTGAGAAGGACAATGCTTCCCAGCCGCTTTGAAAAATCTTATGTTCTACCTTTTCAAGCGCTACATCGTATTCACCATCTGGCAATCCGTCAAACCCTCCTGCATTTGGATCGTCTGTCTTCGGGTTAAAACCTGCCAATACTTCATTTGCTAAATCACGTAATCCCATTTGTCATTCCTCTTT
It encodes the following:
- a CDS encoding phage/plasmid primase, P4 family encodes the protein MLKYIKLNPGEKRPDQKSLDDFYTDLSKLDNAAILLNKETVVVDFDDFPEIGFQLLEKYPTLAFETKRGLHLYYKRPAQINGHKVLLRNWTGKLTVSGAAVDYKTGNKSTGTIKQNGKLRKMHGTFEMFEDLPTLPFELLPLKIKNVLAGMKEGSRNSSLYSHLLTVREMYELDYDTLTQIAKFINESIYAEPLPEKDIASLVNSVSEKEIREKLYLDPKDMIVTSEALAQELEIKFFNGSIFHKQDNYWINDRNKLLRIVDDRIKLLPPKWKQLLDLFPVKGELIEVNDFPIQFRNNFMLDGGEVIPMASKEFTPFFLDVDYDPDAYDKTVDDFLNFLCSDKKDLRVIVEELLGHILMTAGFPHKVFFLVGSSGANGKSTFLEMLNAFIGDLGLNLALEQFNDQTSVMELEGKLVNVGDDIDAGYMEKSMNFKTLASGNTIMVRPIYSKPYKLKNKATLIFTANEMPTFKDKSGGIGRRIVVIPCDNKVKKADPKIDEKLSTDVAKSYLLNIALKAMERINSNGGQLSSSETVAKVTEEYFVESDSILSFLHQNGIDENMTTKGVYDDYLKCCDELGAKPYSQPKFTQRLKSLGYEKARRMMMGKRYFYYKKTEANEE